The following proteins come from a genomic window of Campylobacter concisus:
- a CDS encoding peroxiredoxin — translation MLVTKKAPDFTAAAVLGNNQIVNDFNLYKNIGEKGAVVFFYPMDFTFVCPSEIIAFDKRYDEFKSRGIEVIAVSCDNQFSHFAWKETPVNKGGIGKVRFPIVADMTKSIARGFDVLLEDAGVALRGSFLLDKDGTVRHAVINDLPLGRNIDEMIRMVDTMLFTNEHGEVCPAGWNKGDAGMKPSTEGVADYLSHNEGKL, via the coding sequence ATGTTAGTAACAAAAAAAGCACCTGATTTTACAGCTGCAGCAGTTTTAGGAAACAATCAAATTGTAAATGATTTTAATCTTTATAAAAATATTGGCGAGAAAGGCGCGGTTGTATTTTTCTATCCAATGGATTTTACTTTTGTTTGCCCAAGCGAAATTATCGCATTTGACAAAAGATATGACGAGTTCAAGTCACGTGGTATCGAAGTTATCGCAGTTTCATGCGATAACCAATTCTCACATTTTGCATGGAAAGAGACTCCGGTAAACAAAGGCGGTATTGGTAAAGTTCGCTTCCCTATCGTAGCTGATATGACAAAATCAATCGCTCGCGGATTTGACGTACTTCTAGAAGATGCTGGTGTAGCGCTTCGCGGTAGTTTCTTGCTTGATAAAGACGGCACTGTTCGCCACGCAGTTATAAACGATCTTCCACTTGGCAGAAATATCGATGAGATGATAAGAATGGTTGATACTATGCTATTTACAAATGAGCACGGCGAAGTTTGCCCAGCTGGCTGGAACAAAGGTGATGCTGGTATGAAACCAAGCACTGAAGGTGTTGCCGACTACCTTTCACATAACGAAGGCAAACTATAA
- a CDS encoding NADH-quinone oxidoreductase subunit I — protein sequence MSVKITDICISCGSCIDECPVSAIVDDSDNPTGADTYYVYSNKCVECVGYNDEPACASACPTDGCIVWDAVVAGQPSRDQIGADARNGSIPVIQ from the coding sequence ATGTCTGTAAAAATAACTGATATATGCATAAGCTGTGGTTCATGTATTGATGAATGCCCAGTTTCAGCCATCGTTGATGATAGCGACAACCCAACTGGTGCAGATACATACTATGTTTATTCAAATAAATGCGTTGAGTGCGTAGGCTACAACGATGAGCCAGCCTGTGCATCTGCCTGTCCAACTGACGGTTGTATCGTATGGGACGCTGTTGTAGCAGGACAACCTTCGCGCGATCAGATCGGTGCTGATGCACGCAATGGCTCTATTCCAGTTATTCAATAA
- a CDS encoding ATP-binding protein, whose protein sequence is MKTIQENLKLFYIGLKDKEPFFYKNKDLTTHVAIIGMTGSGKTGLGITLLEEACIDNIPSIIIDPKGDITNLALTFPQMRPEDFLPYIDEAEATNKGQSVEEFATSQAELWRNGIESSFQDLERVKILKESASFNIYTPKSSAGIGVALLSDFACPNINDEEIFSNYINSLAASVLSLVGINSEDTNSKEQLLISTIFETKFKEQKDVSIEELINFIANPPFKKIGVFDVDTFYPSSERLKLAMKINALIASPSFKGWTQGVRLEISKMLFDENGKAKCNIFTISHLNDVERMFFVALLLNEIIAWMRGTEGTSSLRAILYMDEIFGFFPPNANPPSKTPMLTLLKQARAFGLGCVLSTQNPVDLDYKGLSNIGTWFIGRLQTAQDKARVIDGLSGIAGSSLDKASLENLISNLAKRNFLLKNINEDGLNVISTRWALSYLKGPLSREQISNLMKDKKENLSTQSVDKSEMKFSIKPIISNEITQLYANSKSLTPNLFASAKVRIYDTKKGIDSVYEVSYLYELNENDNEPNWDEASEGMHVEASENEPSGASFAAVPNFILKAKNFDNIQKDFKEYLYRNFKFNTFEALGIYSKNNEAKEQFYIRLQDKCNEILEEQTAKLTAKFEKEQKNLQDKLNKALAKLDKEQKDMTGSGLDAAINIGASILGALFGNKLLSRQNAGKIASSARSANKVLKERSDVKLSEQNVNDINLALSELEEKFLRESEELKEANDVKNITINETQISPKKGDIYDEKVVLLWR, encoded by the coding sequence GTGAAAACAATACAAGAAAATTTAAAACTTTTTTATATCGGACTAAAAGACAAAGAGCCATTTTTTTATAAAAATAAGGATCTAACCACCCACGTAGCTATCATAGGTATGACAGGTAGCGGTAAAACAGGCCTTGGTATCACGCTTTTAGAAGAGGCATGCATAGACAATATCCCTTCTATCATCATCGATCCAAAGGGCGACATCACAAATTTAGCTCTAACCTTTCCGCAGATGAGGCCGGAGGATTTTTTACCATACATAGATGAAGCAGAAGCAACCAACAAAGGTCAAAGCGTAGAGGAATTTGCCACCTCTCAAGCCGAGCTTTGGAGAAACGGCATAGAGTCGAGCTTTCAAGACCTTGAGCGAGTAAAAATTTTAAAAGAAAGCGCTAGCTTTAACATCTACACACCAAAAAGCTCAGCTGGTATAGGCGTGGCGCTACTTAGTGACTTTGCCTGCCCAAATATCAATGACGAAGAAATTTTTAGCAACTATATAAATTCGCTTGCAGCCTCAGTATTATCTCTTGTAGGTATAAATTCCGAGGACACGAACTCAAAAGAACAGCTGCTTATCTCAACTATATTTGAGACTAAATTTAAAGAGCAAAAAGATGTCAGCATCGAAGAGCTTATAAATTTCATCGCAAATCCACCTTTTAAAAAGATAGGTGTCTTTGACGTGGATACCTTCTATCCAAGCAGTGAGCGCCTAAAGCTTGCCATGAAGATAAACGCACTTATCGCAAGCCCAAGTTTTAAAGGCTGGACTCAAGGCGTTAGACTAGAAATTTCAAAGATGCTATTTGACGAAAACGGCAAAGCAAAGTGCAATATCTTTACAATCTCACACCTAAATGACGTTGAGAGGATGTTTTTTGTTGCCCTTTTACTAAACGAGATCATCGCGTGGATGCGCGGCACCGAGGGCACAAGCTCACTTAGAGCGATCCTTTATATGGACGAAATTTTTGGCTTCTTCCCACCAAATGCAAACCCGCCGTCAAAAACGCCTATGCTTACGCTCTTAAAACAAGCTCGTGCATTTGGTCTTGGCTGCGTCTTAAGCACGCAAAACCCAGTAGATCTTGACTACAAAGGTCTTAGCAACATCGGTACTTGGTTCATCGGCCGCCTCCAAACAGCGCAGGATAAAGCCCGCGTGATCGACGGACTAAGCGGCATCGCAGGCTCAAGCTTAGATAAAGCTTCGCTTGAAAATCTCATATCAAATTTGGCAAAAAGAAATTTCTTACTCAAAAATATAAACGAGGACGGCTTAAACGTCATCTCCACGCGCTGGGCGCTTAGCTATCTAAAAGGACCGCTCAGCCGCGAGCAAATTTCAAATTTGATGAAAGATAAAAAAGAAAATTTAAGCACTCAAAGCGTGGATAAAAGCGAGATGAAATTTAGCATAAAGCCCATAATCTCAAATGAGATTACGCAACTTTATGCTAACTCAAAAAGCCTCACGCCAAATTTATTTGCAAGTGCGAAGGTGAGAATTTATGACACCAAAAAAGGCATCGATAGCGTTTATGAAGTAAGCTATCTTTATGAACTAAACGAAAATGACAATGAGCCAAACTGGGATGAGGCTAGCGAAGGCATGCACGTTGAAGCAAGCGAAAATGAGCCAAGCGGTGCAAGCTTTGCAGCTGTGCCAAATTTTATTTTAAAAGCTAAAAATTTTGACAATATCCAAAAAGATTTTAAAGAGTATCTGTATAGAAATTTTAAATTTAATACCTTCGAAGCATTGGGAATTTATTCAAAAAACAATGAAGCAAAGGAGCAGTTTTATATCAGGCTTCAAGATAAGTGCAATGAAATTTTAGAAGAACAAACCGCAAAACTCACAGCAAAATTTGAAAAAGAGCAAAAAAACTTGCAAGATAAACTAAACAAAGCCTTGGCAAAGCTTGATAAAGAGCAAAAAGATATGACTGGAAGTGGCCTTGATGCTGCTATAAATATCGGAGCAAGCATACTTGGGGCACTATTTGGCAACAAGCTCTTATCTCGTCAAAATGCCGGCAAGATTGCATCAAGTGCCAGAAGTGCAAATAAAGTCTTAAAAGAAAGAAGTGATGTCAAACTTAGCGAGCAAAATGTAAATGATATAAATTTAGCCCTAAGTGAGCTAGAAGAGAAATTTTTAAGAGAAAGCGAAGAGTTAAAAGAAGCAAATGATGTCAAAAATATTACGATAAATGAGACACAAATTTCACCTAAGAAAGGTGATATCTATGACGAAAAAGTCGTGCTTTTATGGAGATAA
- the ndk gene encoding nucleoside-diphosphate kinase, whose amino-acid sequence MQRTLSIIKPDAVKKNVVGKIIDRFESNGLRIAAAKKIQLSKCDAKAFYAVHKDRPFFNDLVEFMISGPVVVMVLEGDNAVAKNRELMGATNPKEAAPGTIRADFADSIDANAVHGSDSLENAMNEINFFFASREIY is encoded by the coding sequence ATGCAAAGAACACTTTCTATTATTAAGCCTGATGCTGTTAAGAAAAATGTTGTTGGAAAAATTATAGATAGATTTGAAAGTAACGGCCTAAGGATCGCAGCTGCAAAGAAAATCCAACTTAGCAAATGCGACGCAAAAGCATTTTATGCAGTTCATAAAGATAGACCTTTCTTCAACGATCTAGTCGAATTTATGATAAGCGGGCCAGTTGTGGTTATGGTTTTAGAGGGCGACAATGCAGTTGCTAAAAACCGCGAGCTAATGGGTGCAACTAACCCAAAAGAAGCAGCTCCTGGCACTATAAGAGCTGATTTTGCTGATAGCATTGATGCAAATGCAGTTCACGGAAGTGATAGCCTAGAAAATGCCATGAATGAAATAAATTTCTTCTTTGCTTCAAGAGAAATTTACTAA
- the rpmF gene encoding 50S ribosomal protein L32, whose protein sequence is MAVPKRRVSHSRAAKRRTHYKVTLPVPVKDKDGSWKMPHRINKTTGEY, encoded by the coding sequence ATGGCAGTACCAAAGCGAAGAGTGAGTCATTCTCGTGCAGCAAAACGTAGAACACATTATAAAGTTACACTTCCAGTGCCTGTAAAAGACAAAGATGGTTCTTGGAAAATGCCTCACCGCATAAACAAAACTACAGGTGAATATTAA
- the plsY gene encoding glycerol-3-phosphate 1-O-acyltransferase PlsY has protein sequence MQNLILYAISYLLGSIPSGLILARIFGHVDIKNEGSKSIGATNVLRVLKQTNPKLAKKLAILTVVCDVLKGVLPLIVALSLGASQSVLWTMAVLSVAGHCFSVFLGFQGGKGVATGAGVIAFFLPVEIIIALVVWFFVGKFLKISSLASLCALIALIVSSFVIHPELDEIYTHAPLLIIAFLVVYKHIPNIVRLISGKEQKVV, from the coding sequence ATGCAAAACTTAATACTTTATGCTATTAGCTATTTACTTGGTAGTATCCCATCAGGCTTGATACTCGCAAGAATTTTTGGACACGTTGATATAAAAAACGAAGGTAGTAAAAGCATTGGGGCAACAAATGTCCTAAGAGTTTTAAAACAAACCAATCCAAAACTAGCCAAAAAGCTTGCTATTTTGACTGTGGTTTGTGATGTACTAAAGGGTGTTTTGCCGCTTATAGTCGCTTTATCTTTAGGTGCTAGTCAAAGCGTACTTTGGACGATGGCAGTTTTAAGTGTAGCAGGACACTGTTTCTCAGTATTTTTAGGATTTCAGGGTGGCAAAGGTGTTGCTACTGGAGCTGGCGTGATAGCATTTTTCTTGCCAGTTGAGATTATTATCGCTTTAGTAGTTTGGTTTTTTGTTGGTAAATTTTTAAAGATTAGCTCGCTTGCCTCACTTTGTGCTTTGATAGCACTCATTGTCTCAAGCTTTGTGATCCATCCGGAGTTAGATGAAATTTACACGCATGCACCGCTTCTAATCATTGCATTTTTGGTAGTTTATAAACATATACCAAATATCGTTCGCCTAATATCTGGCAAGGAGCAAAAAGTCGTATGA
- the plsX gene encoding phosphate acyltransferase PlsX, which produces MIRIAIDAMGGDFGADPIISGVIDALKETEFKAVLVGDSNVIKPLIPQSYLKNIEFLEASEVVSMADGATDALKRKDSTIYKAIELLKNKEVDAVVSAGHSGATMSLATLRIGRLKNISRPAIATLMPNSKESATLVLDVGANVDCRSEHLFQFAIMGEAYAKEILGRKEPKVGLLSNGEEESKGNEVSKEAFKLVSRLDSFIGNAEGNQIFDGSIDVMVCDGFMGNILLKTSEGVADAIGKIIKKQIKKSPLAIAGSVLMRKVFKTLKKQVSYDEYGGAPLLGVNGCVIISHGKSNSKAIKNAIFQAIKFANSNINKVIEEELSHFAR; this is translated from the coding sequence ATGATTCGCATTGCTATCGATGCTATGGGTGGTGATTTTGGTGCAGATCCTATAATATCTGGTGTTATTGATGCACTAAAAGAGACAGAATTTAAAGCTGTATTAGTCGGCGATAGCAATGTCATCAAACCACTCATTCCACAGTCTTATTTAAAAAATATCGAATTTTTAGAAGCTAGCGAAGTTGTCTCAATGGCAGATGGCGCAACTGATGCGCTTAAGAGAAAAGACAGTACTATCTACAAAGCAATTGAACTCTTAAAAAATAAGGAAGTTGATGCTGTAGTTTCTGCTGGTCATAGTGGTGCAACTATGAGTTTAGCTACCCTAAGAATTGGTAGACTAAAAAATATTTCTCGTCCAGCAATTGCAACACTTATGCCAAATTCAAAAGAATCTGCGACTTTGGTTTTAGATGTTGGTGCAAATGTTGATTGCAGAAGTGAGCATTTGTTTCAATTTGCCATAATGGGTGAGGCCTATGCAAAAGAAATTTTAGGTAGAAAAGAGCCAAAAGTTGGTCTTTTGTCAAATGGTGAAGAAGAGAGCAAAGGCAATGAAGTTAGCAAAGAAGCATTTAAATTAGTTTCTAGGCTTGATAGCTTTATTGGTAATGCAGAAGGTAATCAAATTTTTGATGGCAGTATTGATGTAATGGTTTGTGATGGTTTTATGGGAAATATTCTTTTAAAAACTAGTGAAGGCGTTGCAGATGCAATAGGCAAAATCATCAAAAAACAAATTAAAAAATCACCTCTTGCTATAGCTGGCTCTGTACTCATGAGAAAAGTTTTTAAGACACTTAAAAAGCAGGTTAGCTATGACGAATATGGCGGTGCACCGCTTCTTGGTGTAAATGGTTGTGTTATCATAAGTCACGGCAAAAGCAATTCAAAAGCTATAAAAAATGCAATTTTTCAAGCAATAAAATTTGCTAATTCAAATATAAATAAAGTTATCGAAGAAGAACTTTCGCACTTTGCAAGGTAA
- a CDS encoding beta-ketoacyl-ACP synthase III, with protein sequence MPKASLISIASYIPEKILTNFDFEKMVETSDEWIVKRTGIEQRYIATSETTSDLGTKAGELAIKRSGLDKSQIDAIICATISPDHLCMPSTACKIAANLGLNYGVTAFDISAACTGFIYLLELANSLIISGAKKNVLIIGAEKLSSIVDYTDRSTCILFGDGAGAAVISSGNENEIIDIHTASDGKQAELLITPGCGSVFPASEETLKNRLNFIHMSGNEVFKIAVQTLSKSVIEILHANKMQSEDIDFFIPHQANIRIIDAVKNRLNFKDEQCVLTVAKYGNTSSASIPMAINYAYEDGRIKNGSVLLLDAFGGGFTWGSAILKFGGKNFSDLQ encoded by the coding sequence ATGCCAAAAGCTTCACTGATTTCTATCGCTTCTTACATTCCAGAAAAAATTCTAACAAATTTTGATTTTGAGAAAATGGTTGAAACAAGTGATGAATGGATAGTAAAGCGAACAGGTATCGAACAAAGGTATATTGCAACTAGCGAAACAACAAGTGACCTTGGTACAAAGGCTGGTGAATTAGCCATAAAACGCTCAGGACTTGATAAATCTCAAATCGATGCAATCATCTGTGCTACGATATCTCCAGATCATCTTTGTATGCCATCTACCGCTTGCAAAATAGCTGCAAATTTGGGTTTAAACTATGGAGTTACAGCATTTGATATAAGTGCAGCTTGTACAGGTTTTATTTATCTTTTAGAACTTGCAAATTCTCTCATTATTAGCGGCGCCAAAAAGAATGTCTTAATCATCGGAGCTGAAAAATTAAGCTCTATTGTTGACTATACAGATAGAAGCACTTGTATACTATTTGGTGATGGAGCAGGCGCGGCTGTAATTAGTAGTGGCAATGAAAATGAGATCATCGATATTCATACGGCAAGCGACGGCAAGCAAGCTGAACTTTTAATAACCCCAGGATGCGGGAGTGTATTTCCAGCCAGTGAGGAAACACTAAAAAATAGACTAAATTTTATCCATATGAGTGGAAATGAAGTTTTTAAAATAGCAGTTCAAACACTTAGCAAAAGCGTAATAGAAATTCTGCATGCAAACAAAATGCAAAGCGAAGATATTGATTTTTTTATACCTCATCAAGCGAATATAAGAATAATAGATGCAGTAAAAAATAGATTAAATTTTAAAGATGAGCAATGTGTCTTGACTGTTGCTAAATATGGCAATACAAGCTCCGCTTCAATTCCAATGGCTATAAATTATGCCTATGAAGATGGACGCATCAAAAATGGTTCAGTTTTGCTTCTTGATGCATTTGGTGGCGGCTTTACATGGGGATCAGCGATACTAAAATTTGGCGGAAAAAATTTTAGCGATTTACAATAA
- the uvrA gene encoding excinuclease ABC subunit UvrA: MNDIIEITGAREHNLKNINLKIPKNKLVVFTGLSGSGKSTLAFDTLYAEGQRRYMESLSSYARQFLDRVGKPDVDKIEGLTPAIAIDQKTTSKNPRSTVGTITEIYDYLRLLYARVGVQHCHKCGKPISKMSASDIINEISKLPLGAKVIIYAPLVREKKGTWADLIENLRQKGFVRAQIDGVVVRLDEDIELAKTKKHTIKVIVDRIAIDEQNHERLASDVEKALNESFGEVEIEIANADELGLKESFIHYSEHMACFDCKISFTPLEPLSFSFNSPKGACEHCDGLGIRYSLDMSKIIDEEKSIENGAIKLLYGYNMSYYYKFLLAFCEQNGIDIKKSYYELSEDEKRLVLYGNVKDVEFFWKRNKLLRKFDGVVKISHGLLKDYKDFDEYMSEKICDACNGHRLKPQSLAVKVAGLGLGEILDMSIENCTAFFSNEKNFAYLSDYDKAIAKPILKEINERLFFLYDVGLGYLSLGRDARTISGGEAQRIRIASQIGSGLSGVMYVLDEPSIGLHERDTLKLIKTLRNLQAKGNSVIVVEHDKKTIEEADFIVDIGPGAGKFGGNVVFAGSSKELLRSDTQTALYINGKKKIDYQKNRKAEKWLEISNVNINNISNLTAKFPLRNLVGITGVSGSGKSSLVLQTLLPEAQEQLNRAKKVKKIAGVNLSGLENLDKVIYLDQSPIGRTPRSNPATYTGVMDEIRNLFAQTKEAKLRGYKIGRFSFNVKGGRCEKCQGEGEITIEMHFLPDINVVCDVCNGARYNAQTLEILYKGKNIAEVLNMSIDEAVEFFKAVPKIASKLTTLQDVGLGYITLGQNAVTLSGGEAQRVKLAKELSRSDTGNTLYILDEPTTGLHFADVDRLVKVLNHLVDLGNSVFVIEHNMDVIKNCDYIVDMGPEGGAKGGKVIACGSVKEVAKNYKKTGSYTGKFLAQELEEMKKK, encoded by the coding sequence ATGAACGATATTATTGAAATAACTGGCGCAAGAGAACATAACTTAAAAAATATAAATCTTAAAATTCCTAAAAATAAATTAGTGGTTTTTACCGGTCTTAGCGGAAGCGGCAAGAGCACGTTAGCCTTTGATACGCTTTATGCTGAGGGGCAAAGAAGATACATGGAGAGCCTTAGCAGCTACGCTAGGCAGTTTTTGGACCGAGTGGGTAAGCCTGATGTTGATAAGATCGAGGGTTTAACGCCTGCTATCGCGATCGATCAAAAGACAACCTCTAAAAACCCTCGCTCAACGGTCGGCACGATCACTGAAATTTATGACTATCTAAGGCTCTTATACGCAAGAGTCGGCGTTCAGCACTGCCATAAATGTGGCAAACCTATCTCAAAAATGAGTGCAAGCGATATCATAAATGAAATTTCAAAACTCCCACTTGGCGCAAAAGTGATCATCTATGCGCCGCTAGTTCGTGAGAAAAAGGGCACATGGGCGGATTTGATCGAAAATTTACGCCAAAAAGGCTTTGTAAGAGCGCAAATAGATGGCGTGGTGGTGAGGCTTGATGAGGATATCGAGCTTGCAAAAACGAAAAAACACACGATCAAGGTTATTGTTGATAGGATTGCTATCGATGAGCAAAATCACGAACGCCTTGCGAGCGACGTGGAAAAGGCGCTAAATGAGAGCTTTGGCGAAGTCGAGATAGAGATCGCAAATGCCGATGAGCTTGGCTTAAAAGAGAGTTTTATACATTACAGCGAGCACATGGCTTGTTTTGACTGCAAAATTTCATTTACGCCGCTTGAACCACTAAGCTTTAGCTTTAACTCGCCAAAGGGCGCTTGCGAGCACTGCGACGGACTTGGCATAAGGTATAGCCTAGATATGAGCAAGATCATCGATGAGGAAAAGTCGATAGAAAATGGTGCTATCAAACTGCTTTATGGCTATAACATGAGCTATTACTATAAATTTTTACTTGCTTTTTGTGAGCAAAATGGTATCGATATTAAAAAGTCTTATTATGAGCTTAGTGAAGATGAAAAAAGGCTCGTTTTATATGGAAATGTGAAGGATGTTGAGTTCTTTTGGAAACGAAACAAGCTGCTTAGAAAATTTGATGGTGTAGTTAAAATTTCACATGGGCTTTTAAAGGATTATAAGGACTTCGATGAGTACATGAGCGAGAAAATTTGCGATGCTTGTAATGGCCACAGACTAAAGCCTCAAAGTCTAGCGGTCAAGGTCGCTGGCCTTGGCCTTGGTGAAATTTTAGATATGAGCATAGAAAACTGCACTGCATTTTTCTCGAATGAGAAAAATTTCGCATATCTCAGCGACTATGATAAGGCGATCGCAAAGCCTATCTTAAAAGAGATCAACGAGAGGCTTTTCTTTTTGTATGACGTTGGACTTGGCTACTTGTCTCTTGGACGTGATGCTAGGACGATCAGCGGTGGCGAGGCACAGCGTATCAGGATCGCGAGCCAGATAGGAAGCGGGCTAAGTGGCGTCATGTACGTGCTTGATGAGCCAAGTATCGGACTTCACGAGCGAGATACGTTAAAACTCATAAAGACGCTTAGAAATTTGCAAGCCAAAGGCAACTCTGTAATCGTCGTCGAGCATGATAAAAAGACGATAGAGGAGGCTGATTTTATCGTAGATATCGGCCCTGGAGCTGGTAAATTTGGCGGTAATGTGGTCTTTGCTGGTAGCTCAAAAGAGCTTTTAAGATCAGACACTCAGACTGCCCTATATATAAATGGCAAGAAAAAGATTGACTATCAAAAAAATAGAAAAGCTGAGAAGTGGCTCGAAATTTCAAATGTAAATATCAATAATATCTCAAATTTAACCGCAAAATTTCCGCTTAGAAACCTTGTAGGCATCACTGGCGTTTCAGGATCTGGCAAAAGCTCGCTAGTGCTTCAGACCTTGCTTCCAGAGGCGCAGGAGCAGCTAAATAGGGCCAAAAAAGTAAAAAAGATAGCTGGAGTAAATTTAAGCGGACTTGAGAATCTAGATAAGGTTATATATCTAGATCAAAGCCCGATCGGCCGCACCCCACGCTCAAATCCAGCGACATACACTGGCGTGATGGACGAGATCAGAAATTTGTTTGCGCAGACTAAAGAAGCTAAGCTTAGAGGCTATAAAATAGGGCGCTTTAGCTTCAACGTCAAAGGTGGACGCTGCGAGAAGTGCCAAGGCGAGGGTGAGATTACGATTGAGATGCACTTTTTGCCTGATATTAACGTAGTTTGTGACGTTTGTAATGGTGCTAGATATAACGCTCAAACCTTAGAAATTTTATACAAAGGCAAAAACATCGCTGAGGTGCTAAATATGAGCATAGATGAGGCGGTTGAGTTTTTTAAGGCTGTGCCAAAGATCGCTTCAAAGCTCACCACGCTGCAAGACGTGGGGCTTGGCTACATCACGCTTGGACAAAATGCAGTCACGCTTAGTGGTGGCGAGGCGCAACGTGTGAAGCTAGCAAAAGAGCTTAGTAGAAGTGATACCGGAAATACGCTTTACATCCTTGATGAGCCAACGACTGGACTTCATTTTGCCGATGTTGATAGGCTTGTAAAGGTGCTAAATCACTTAGTTGATCTTGGAAATTCAGTCTTTGTGATCGAGCATAATATGGATGTTATCAAAAACTGCGACTATATCGTAGATATGGGACCAGAAGGCGGCGCAAAGGGCGGTAAAGTGATAGCGTGCGGCAGTGTAAAAGAAGTAGCTAAAAACTATAAAAAAACTGGCAGCTACACGGGGAAATTTCTAGCGCAAGAGCTTGAGGAGATGAAGAAAAAATAA
- a CDS encoding pilus assembly protein PilZ, whose translation MDFKGRQELVINCEDSILKLRDKFIDDGIKFCRQLTFIVPHDQVKICLENIFDTLLIQKPNAMQLQDDLNNLIPKSNARDELINFLLLNLTLNFSHSCDNSTFVGYFVNAVSRIKEILCGAKDQQETNVKDMIETGTFFYEDPINTFTRMKRAKVRPELLNLYDGLNIKYEAEILEVKEDSVVFRVDMMQILAMKQDGKGFILPNSFFSKPLCADIINYNITDKSVTFSNFLLNTTMYAYKRKFQRILPNRFTKTIIKGKQDKIEGSLYDVSEGGISVLSSQSANFKDNEELEVIFDLLMSEKMVKRVSLRLKLVTEITYKGYIRYCMKLIDDDETIKDFTQKRIKETLDELRSRINLYE comes from the coding sequence ATGGATTTTAAAGGCAGGCAAGAGCTTGTAATAAATTGCGAAGATAGCATACTTAAATTAAGAGATAAATTTATCGACGATGGTATCAAATTTTGTAGACAGCTAACATTTATCGTACCGCACGATCAGGTAAAAATTTGTCTTGAAAACATTTTTGATACACTGCTTATTCAAAAGCCAAATGCTATGCAACTACAAGATGATTTAAATAATCTAATACCAAAATCAAACGCAAGAGACGAATTAATAAATTTCCTACTTTTAAATTTGACTTTAAATTTTAGTCACTCTTGCGACAATAGCACCTTCGTAGGTTATTTCGTAAATGCCGTTTCAAGAATCAAAGAAATTTTATGTGGTGCCAAAGACCAGCAAGAAACAAATGTAAAAGATATGATTGAAACCGGAACATTTTTTTATGAAGATCCGATCAATACATTCACTCGCATGAAAAGAGCCAAGGTAAGGCCTGAGCTTTTAAATTTATATGATGGATTAAATATAAAATATGAGGCTGAAATTTTAGAAGTTAAGGAAGATAGTGTCGTTTTTCGCGTGGATATGATGCAAATTTTAGCCATGAAGCAAGACGGCAAAGGTTTTATTTTGCCAAATAGCTTTTTCTCAAAGCCTTTGTGTGCAGATATCATAAATTATAATATAACAGATAAAAGTGTTACTTTTTCAAATTTCTTGCTAAATACAACAATGTATGCGTACAAAAGAAAATTCCAACGTATTTTGCCAAATCGTTTTACTAAAACTATTATCAAAGGCAAACAAGACAAGATCGAAGGTAGCCTTTATGATGTTTCCGAAGGCGGCATAAGTGTATTAAGTTCACAATCTGCAAATTTTAAAGATAACGAAGAATTAGAAGTCATTTTTGATCTCTTGATGTCTGAAAAAATGGTAAAAAGAGTTTCTTTAAGGCTAAAATTAGTTACTGAAATAACCTATAAAGGCTACATCAGATACTGTATGAAGCTTATCGATGATGATGAAACGATAAAAGATTTTACGCAAAAGCGCATAAAAGAGACACTTGACGAGCTTCGCTCACGTATAAATTTATACGAATAA